In Rhizobiales bacterium NRL2, a genomic segment contains:
- a CDS encoding transcriptional regulator: MDIRSRLGHNIRRIRRAQGWSQEQFAFEAGIHRTYISDIERGARNPTITVVEKLATALGVKAGELLD, from the coding sequence GTGGATATTCGCTCACGTCTCGGTCACAACATCAGGCGCATTCGACGGGCCCAGGGCTGGTCGCAGGAGCAGTTCGCCTTCGAGGCCGGTATCCACCGCACCTACATCAGCGACATCGAGCGCGGCGCCCGCAACCCCACGATCACGGTCGTCGAGAAGCTGGCGACGGCCCTGGGCGTCAAGGCCGGGGAGCTGCTGGACTGA
- a CDS encoding DNA methylase N-4 — translation MGPLEIQDVAIGELRPNPRNPKTHSAKQVGQIAASIREFGFCNPILVDEDSRVIAGHGRLEAARLLQMASVPVIRLAGLSEAQKTALAIADNRIGENAGWDEELLALEIESLLDTGIDLTLTGFEMGEIDLVLQEGEDGPALDGDDEIPEAGADTPAVTRPGDLWLVGKHRLLCGDARDPAAYGRLLDGETAALCFTDPPYNVAIGGHVSGLGRHHHREFAMASGEMAEADFVTFLRTTLGNAARVSSDGAIHFVCMDWRHIHALLTAGRDVYRELKNLCVWNKANGGMGTLYRSKHELVAVFKAGTASHINNVDLGTHGRYRTNVWDYAGANSFGAGRDEALAMHPTVKPVGLVADAILDCSNRGDLVLDPFAGAGTTLVAAERTGRRCVAMELDPAYVNVTIRRCRKAFGAEITHAETGRSFDELAEERLADERRADQAEEAGK, via the coding sequence CTGGGTCCGCTTGAAATCCAGGATGTGGCGATCGGCGAACTGAGGCCGAACCCGCGCAACCCGAAGACACATTCGGCGAAGCAGGTCGGGCAGATCGCGGCAAGCATCCGGGAGTTCGGGTTCTGCAACCCGATCCTGGTCGACGAGGACAGCCGGGTCATTGCCGGGCACGGGCGTCTCGAGGCGGCCCGGCTGCTGCAGATGGCCAGTGTACCGGTGATTCGGCTTGCCGGGCTCAGCGAGGCACAGAAGACGGCGCTGGCGATAGCCGACAACCGGATCGGGGAGAACGCGGGCTGGGACGAAGAGTTGCTTGCCCTTGAGATCGAGAGCCTGCTCGACACCGGGATCGACCTGACCTTGACCGGCTTCGAGATGGGCGAGATCGACCTGGTTCTCCAGGAGGGCGAGGACGGCCCCGCCCTCGACGGCGACGACGAGATCCCGGAGGCGGGCGCCGATACACCGGCCGTCACGCGCCCGGGCGATCTCTGGCTGGTCGGCAAGCATCGCCTGCTCTGCGGCGATGCCCGTGACCCGGCTGCCTACGGGCGGCTGCTCGACGGTGAGACGGCGGCGCTCTGCTTTACCGACCCGCCCTACAATGTCGCGATCGGCGGACACGTCTCCGGCCTCGGCCGTCATCACCACCGCGAGTTCGCGATGGCGAGCGGCGAGATGGCGGAAGCCGACTTCGTCACTTTCCTCCGGACCACCCTCGGTAACGCGGCCCGGGTCAGCAGCGATGGCGCCATCCACTTCGTCTGCATGGACTGGCGCCATATCCACGCCCTGCTGACCGCGGGGCGCGACGTCTACCGCGAGCTCAAGAACCTCTGCGTCTGGAACAAGGCCAATGGCGGCATGGGCACGCTCTATCGCTCCAAGCACGAACTGGTCGCCGTCTTCAAGGCGGGCACGGCATCGCACATCAACAATGTCGATCTCGGCACCCATGGCCGCTACCGGACCAATGTCTGGGACTATGCCGGCGCCAACAGCTTCGGCGCCGGCCGCGACGAGGCGCTCGCCATGCACCCCACCGTCAAGCCCGTCGGGCTGGTCGCCGACGCTATCCTCGATTGCTCGAACCGCGGCGACCTCGTCCTCGATCCCTTTGCCGGCGCGGGCACCACGCTCGTGGCGGCCGAGCGCACGGGCCGGCGGTGCGTCGCGATGGAACTCGACCCCGCCTATGTCAACGTCACCATCCGGCGGTGCCGAAAGGCCTTCGGCGCGGAGATCACGCACGCGGAGACCGGGCGGTCCTTCGACGAACTGGCGGAGGAGCGACTGGCGGATGAGCGCCGGGCCGACCAGGCAGAGGAGGCCGGCAAATGA
- a CDS encoding biopolymer transporter ExbD produces MPEKATAPPSLTAAISGRRRPLISLTPLIDVVFILLVFFMLASSFLDWRAIDLTPPARAGSGALMEGAMLVDVRPDGLRLSGERLDLETLAGRVEARLADRPGQSVVIRPAAGVSLQRTVRVLDRLAAAGAANLSLNRAGGR; encoded by the coding sequence ATGCCGGAGAAGGCTACCGCCCCGCCGTCGCTCACGGCGGCGATTAGCGGGCGCCGCCGGCCGCTGATCAGCCTGACGCCGCTGATCGACGTCGTCTTCATCCTGCTGGTTTTCTTCATGCTGGCGTCGTCCTTCCTGGACTGGCGCGCCATCGACCTGACGCCGCCCGCGCGGGCCGGTTCTGGGGCGCTGATGGAGGGCGCGATGCTGGTCGATGTGCGGCCCGACGGTCTGCGGCTTTCGGGCGAACGCCTCGATCTGGAGACGCTGGCGGGGCGCGTTGAAGCGCGTCTCGCCGACCGGCCCGGCCAGAGCGTGGTCATCCGTCCCGCGGCCGGCGTGTCGCTGCAGCGCACGGTCCGCGTCCTCGACCGTCTGGCCGCTGCCGGCGCGGCGAACCTCTCGCTCAACCGGGCGGGCGGGCGATGA
- a CDS encoding ectoine hydroxylase, with product MEEPRDPYPSRRISKPYVAPRTEPVIHAHGAARRTGPLDDAQLDRFERDGFLFLPELFPANEVRALRARLDRLCRDGRDSEAEEIIREPENDEVRSIFAVHQSDDVFARLADDPRLADAARQILGSDVYVHQSRINYKPAFAGTGFFWHSDFETWHCEDGMPGMRAVSMSILLTDNTPHNGPLMLIPGSHRHFVGCVGETPEENHRTSLRRQVIGTPDTESLKWLAERGGISAPLGPCGSVLIFDCNTLHGSADNISPDPRSNVFMVFNSVENRLRAPYAAPAPRPWYLASRRNEEATAQAA from the coding sequence ATGGAAGAACCACGCGACCCGTATCCCTCGCGCCGCATTTCGAAACCCTATGTCGCGCCCCGCACCGAACCGGTGATTCATGCGCATGGCGCGGCCCGCCGGACCGGCCCCCTCGACGATGCGCAACTCGACCGCTTCGAGCGGGACGGGTTCCTGTTTCTGCCCGAACTTTTTCCTGCGAACGAGGTCAGGGCGCTGCGGGCGCGGCTGGATCGTCTGTGCCGGGACGGCCGTGATTCGGAGGCCGAGGAGATCATCCGGGAGCCGGAGAACGACGAGGTCCGCTCGATCTTCGCCGTTCACCAGTCCGATGACGTCTTCGCGCGGCTTGCCGACGATCCGCGGCTGGCCGACGCCGCACGCCAGATCCTCGGCAGCGACGTCTATGTCCATCAGTCCCGCATCAACTACAAGCCGGCCTTCGCCGGTACTGGGTTCTTCTGGCACTCCGATTTCGAGACCTGGCACTGCGAGGACGGTATGCCCGGGATGCGCGCGGTCAGCATGTCGATCCTGCTGACCGACAACACGCCGCACAACGGCCCGCTGATGCTGATACCCGGCTCGCACCGACACTTCGTCGGTTGCGTGGGCGAGACGCCGGAGGAAAATCACCGGACGTCGCTGCGGCGGCAGGTAATCGGCACGCCCGACACGGAAAGCCTGAAATGGCTGGCGGAGCGCGGCGGCATATCCGCGCCTCTGGGCCCGTGCGGCTCGGTGCTGATCTTCGATTGCAACACCCTTCACGGCTCCGCCGACAACATCTCGCCCGATCCGCGCAGCAACGTCTTCATGGTGTTCAACAGTGTCGAGAACCGGCTCCGCGCGCCATACGCCGCGCCTGCGCCGCGGCCCTGGTATCTGGCGTCCCGCCGCAACGAAGAAGCGACGGCCCAGGCTGCCTAG
- a CDS encoding biopolymer transporter ExbD — MSRLSGSRRRPRNDDDRIMPLINLVFLLLIFFMLAGRLTAADPFEIAPPESASGADPVAEEMLILVAADGRLALDGAMVSEAELAERLGREPRRVRLKADAEAEAVRVVQVMEVLRDAGVENLHLLTVPAGR; from the coding sequence ATGAGCCGACTTTCCGGAAGCCGGCGCCGCCCGCGCAATGACGACGACCGGATCATGCCGCTGATCAACCTCGTCTTCCTGCTGCTGATCTTCTTCATGCTCGCGGGCCGCCTGACCGCCGCCGATCCGTTCGAGATCGCGCCGCCGGAATCGGCGAGCGGCGCGGATCCCGTGGCCGAGGAGATGCTGATCCTGGTCGCCGCAGACGGCCGGCTGGCGCTGGACGGCGCGATGGTGAGCGAGGCCGAACTGGCCGAACGCCTGGGCCGCGAGCCGCGCCGGGTCCGGCTGAAGGCCGATGCGGAGGCCGAGGCGGTGCGTGTCGTGCAGGTCATGGAAGTCCTGCGCGACGCCGGCGTCGAGAACCTGCACCTCCTCACGGTGCCGGCCGGGCGATGA
- a CDS encoding terminase: MNDRRLLDALLRTDLNAFIQKCFTTLSPGTEFKANWHIRAITYELGQCLENDGGRLVITQPPRSLKSISTSVAFVAWALGHNPAMRFICVSYSNELSEELARQFRLVVDSDWYRRLFPAMKLSRSTATEYVTTRGGGRLATSVGGTLTGRGADIIIIDDPMKASDAQSESARRKVNNWFAETLSTRLNDKRKGAIILVMQRLHEEDLAGYVLEAGNWRHLDLPAIAIEDEQIRIGPKPGDIHYRRKGDLLHPDREPRETIERMRGELGSLAFSAQYQQRPVPLEGNLVRRDWFRRYDTAPVRSENMTVVQSWDIAGAIGERADYSVCTTWLVDGRRLHLVDVWRGRLEFPALRKRVIGHAMDHQANVVLVEKAGLGLSLVQDLQQGAPDSFPSLIGIAPEGDKVVRMVAQSQRLEAGDVFLPEKAPWLADFLHEVLAFPHGRNDDQVDSLSQFLKWQRYWEPPIDIGSPGGDRIENILPPFEYDD; this comes from the coding sequence ATGAATGACCGCCGCCTCCTGGACGCGCTTCTCCGAACGGACCTGAATGCATTCATCCAGAAATGCTTCACCACCCTCTCGCCCGGAACAGAATTCAAGGCCAACTGGCACATCAGGGCAATCACCTATGAGCTCGGGCAATGCCTGGAGAACGATGGCGGCCGGTTGGTGATCACCCAGCCGCCGCGGTCGCTGAAGTCGATTTCCACCTCCGTCGCCTTCGTCGCCTGGGCCCTCGGTCATAACCCGGCCATGCGGTTCATCTGCGTCAGCTACAGCAACGAGCTCTCGGAGGAACTCGCCCGCCAGTTCCGCCTGGTGGTGGACAGCGACTGGTACCGCCGCCTGTTCCCGGCCATGAAGCTGTCGCGGTCAACCGCGACGGAGTATGTGACGACGAGGGGCGGCGGGCGCCTGGCCACGTCCGTCGGCGGCACGCTGACCGGCCGGGGCGCCGACATCATCATCATCGACGATCCCATGAAGGCGTCGGACGCGCAGTCCGAGTCCGCCCGGCGCAAGGTCAACAACTGGTTCGCCGAGACCCTCTCGACCCGCCTGAACGACAAGCGAAAAGGCGCGATCATTCTGGTGATGCAGCGCCTCCACGAGGAAGATCTCGCAGGCTACGTCCTCGAAGCCGGCAATTGGCGTCACCTCGACCTGCCGGCCATCGCCATCGAGGACGAGCAGATCCGCATCGGGCCGAAGCCGGGGGACATCCACTATCGGCGGAAGGGCGACCTCCTCCACCCCGACCGGGAGCCCCGGGAGACCATCGAGCGAATGCGCGGCGAACTGGGCAGTCTCGCCTTCTCGGCCCAGTACCAGCAGCGGCCGGTGCCCCTGGAGGGCAATCTCGTCCGTCGCGACTGGTTCCGGCGCTACGACACGGCACCCGTGAGGAGCGAGAACATGACCGTGGTCCAGAGCTGGGACATCGCGGGGGCGATCGGCGAACGGGCCGACTACTCCGTTTGCACGACCTGGCTGGTCGACGGCCGCAGGCTCCATCTTGTCGACGTCTGGCGCGGGCGGCTCGAATTCCCCGCTCTGCGCAAGCGGGTGATCGGGCATGCGATGGACCACCAGGCCAATGTGGTGCTGGTCGAGAAAGCCGGGCTGGGGCTGAGCCTGGTCCAGGATCTGCAACAAGGTGCCCCCGACAGCTTCCCCAGCCTGATCGGCATTGCCCCCGAGGGCGACAAGGTCGTCCGCATGGTGGCGCAGAGCCAGCGGCTTGAGGCCGGCGACGTGTTCCTGCCGGAGAAGGCGCCATGGCTGGCGGACTTCCTTCACGAGGTTCTGGCCTTCCCTCACGGACGCAATGACGACCAGGTCGACAGCCTGTCTCAGTTCCTCAAATGGCAGCGGTATTGGGAGCCCCCGATCGACATCGGCAGCCCCGGCGGCGATCGAATTGAGAATATCCTGCCGCCGTTCGAATACGATGACTGA
- a CDS encoding monofunctional biosynthetic peptidoglycan transglycosylase, producing MIRPPTSRQKRSRASRYARRLLLTVVALLLLPVVLSALYRIVPPPGTPLMAIRALEGDGATRRWVALDDLPDHVPLAVLAAEDNRFCGHAGFDWEAIGDAIDEARAGRGLRGASTISMQLTRNLFLWPGGGWFRKGLEALWTPAVELFLGKRRIMEIYLNMAETGIGTFGFEAAAHRYFGKGAAALSAREAAAIAAILPNPRGWSPGQGHAGERVPVLLRRMRDIAPLAACIE from the coding sequence ATGATCCGTCCGCCCACATCGCGGCAGAAGCGCTCCCGGGCGAGCCGGTATGCGAGACGTCTTCTTCTGACCGTCGTCGCCCTGCTTCTGCTCCCCGTCGTGCTGAGCGCGCTCTACCGTATCGTGCCGCCGCCGGGGACGCCTCTGATGGCGATACGCGCGCTGGAAGGCGACGGGGCGACGCGCCGCTGGGTGGCGCTGGACGACCTGCCGGACCATGTGCCGCTGGCGGTGCTGGCGGCCGAAGACAACCGGTTCTGCGGGCATGCCGGCTTCGACTGGGAGGCCATCGGCGACGCCATCGACGAGGCCCGCGCCGGCCGCGGCCTGCGCGGCGCCAGCACGATCTCCATGCAACTCACCCGCAACCTGTTCCTGTGGCCGGGCGGCGGCTGGTTCCGAAAGGGGCTGGAGGCGCTCTGGACGCCGGCGGTGGAACTGTTCCTCGGCAAGCGGCGGATCATGGAGATCTATCTGAACATGGCGGAGACGGGCATCGGCACGTTCGGTTTCGAGGCTGCCGCGCATCGCTATTTTGGCAAGGGTGCCGCCGCCCTGTCGGCGCGGGAGGCGGCCGCCATCGCCGCGATCCTGCCCAATCCGCGCGGCTGGAGCCCGGGCCAGGGCCATGCGGGCGAGCGCGTGCCCGTGCTGCTCCGCCGCATGCGCGACATCGCCCCCCTCGCGGCGTGCATCGAATGA
- a CDS encoding lysine decarboxylase, whose protein sequence is MAKDPGHRLKAYNNPEFMSGRDARPLRILSEYVEPLSRFERHEVNDTIVFLGSARLKAKADAEQALREAEEAGEGLDRARRDLEMSRYYEAARELAARLTRWSKGLESDAQRFVVCTGGGPGIMEAANRGASEAKGVNVGLTISIPLEEFDNPYVTRGLDVHFHYFFMRKFWFLYLAKAVLVFPGGFGTLDELFEILTMVQTRKMRKRLPIVLFGTDYWDRIVDFDELARHGTIDARDVELMHRTDSIDDAFEFVTGELLEYNLDAPGARL, encoded by the coding sequence ATGGCCAAGGATCCCGGACACAGGCTGAAGGCCTACAACAATCCCGAGTTCATGAGCGGACGGGATGCGCGTCCGCTGCGCATTCTCTCGGAATATGTCGAACCGCTGAGCCGCTTCGAGCGGCACGAGGTCAACGACACCATCGTCTTCCTCGGCTCGGCGCGGCTGAAGGCGAAGGCCGATGCGGAACAGGCCCTGCGGGAGGCCGAAGAGGCCGGCGAGGGCCTCGACCGCGCGAGACGGGATCTGGAGATGTCGCGCTACTACGAGGCGGCGCGGGAACTGGCGGCGCGCCTGACCCGCTGGTCGAAGGGCCTGGAAAGCGACGCACAGCGCTTCGTCGTCTGCACCGGCGGCGGCCCCGGCATCATGGAGGCGGCCAATCGCGGCGCCTCGGAAGCGAAAGGCGTCAATGTCGGCCTGACCATCTCCATTCCGCTGGAGGAATTCGACAACCCCTATGTCACCCGGGGCCTGGACGTGCACTTCCACTACTTCTTCATGCGGAAGTTCTGGTTTCTCTACCTGGCCAAGGCGGTGCTGGTCTTTCCCGGCGGCTTCGGCACGCTGGACGAACTGTTCGAGATCCTGACCATGGTGCAGACCCGGAAGATGCGGAAACGGCTGCCCATCGTGCTGTTCGGCACCGATTACTGGGACCGCATCGTCGACTTCGACGAACTTGCCCGCCACGGCACGATCGACGCGCGCGACGTCGAACTGATGCACCGCACCGATTCCATCGACGACGCCTTCGAGTTCGTCACCGGGGAGCTTCTGGAATACAACCTCGACGCGCCTGGCGCGCGCCTTTGA
- a CDS encoding nitroreductase, translating to MTKYIPPAIDWVREQVELYEGSGGTKGTTLRDSGLPCIIVTHKGNRTGAIRKIPLMRVKVDEGYVLIGSYGGRPKDPVWVHNLRAHPDVEIRDRTEVFPMRVREVPEGPERDRLWNAGVKAFAPYAEYQAKTSRLIPVFIAEPA from the coding sequence ATGACGAAATACATCCCACCCGCGATCGACTGGGTTCGGGAGCAAGTCGAACTCTACGAGGGCAGCGGCGGGACCAAGGGGACCACGCTGCGCGATTCCGGCCTGCCCTGCATCATCGTCACCCACAAGGGCAACCGGACCGGCGCCATCCGCAAGATCCCGCTCATGCGGGTCAAGGTCGACGAGGGCTACGTACTGATCGGCTCCTATGGCGGCCGGCCGAAGGATCCCGTCTGGGTCCACAATCTCCGGGCCCATCCGGATGTCGAGATCCGTGACCGCACCGAAGTGTTCCCGATGCGCGTCCGCGAAGTGCCCGAAGGGCCGGAACGCGATCGCCTTTGGAATGCCGGCGTGAAGGCCTTTGCGCCCTATGCCGAGTACCAGGCGAAGACGTCGCGGCTGATCCCGGTGTTCATCGCCGAACCGGCCTGA